CAGGCATTTTACCTATTTTATCCATAATAAAACAAAATGACAAATCCTACAAAATTGGAGATATAATACTAAACCTTGATTCTAAAGAAACTATCATAAAGGGACAAAATGGGAACATCAAGAAAAATCCAATTAAAAATACTGATAAACTTGAATTAAGACACAACATCGAAGAACTTAAAAGTGATGAATTGCAATTTTTGACTTCTATACAAGATGAATAATCTTATAAATAGGAAACAACTTTAAAAAAATCAAGCCTTGAACCTCCATATTTTCTACAATCGTACTTAGAAAGTCTCAAGATATTGCTGTCCAAATTTTCCCTTGAAGGATAATGAATAATAATTTTTGCATCTTTATCTAAGCTTTTATTTTCTGAGATTATTCTAAGTAAATTCTCTTTAAAAGAATAGCCAAAAGGAGGATCAAGATAAATAAGATTATAAAAAAGATTACTATTTTTAAGAAACAATTCAGCCTTCTTGAAAAAAAACTTGTAAGGTTCACTCACAGCCTCAAAATTCTTAATCAAAACATTCTTAGAAGATCTATTATAATCAACAAGATGAGCAAGACTAGCGCCCCTACTTAGAGCCTCAAGAGACATTATTCCTGTACCTGCAAAGACATCAAGAAAATTT
The DNA window shown above is from Borrelia anserina Es and carries:
- the rsmD gene encoding 16S rRNA (guanine(966)-N(2))-methyltransferase RsmD, coding for MHVSAGKYKGWRVAFPKTGGVRPVMAIVREAFFSILFDQVLRSNFLDVFAGTGIMSLEALSRGASLAHLVDYNRSSKNVLIKNFEAVSEPYKFFFKKAELFLKNSNLFYNLIYLDPPFGYSFKENLLRIISENKSLDKDAKIIIHYPSRENLDSNILRLSKYDCRKYGGSRLDFFKVVSYL